The proteins below come from a single Acaryochloris sp. CCMEE 5410 genomic window:
- a CDS encoding toll/interleukin-1 receptor domain-containing protein, protein MKTLYLQSYLSINGRGALKGRNLYDKLKNLSEECLLAHMISSSEKQLSNPKMANDVVDHSLFRDFDPTVIYVEGGLFASDDGTWKVPQSLVEKFVNEGGIFIVSDADANELNNYKSHYLKAGVLTKGYASYGPNNGRFVEYGSDESSCWEGHRQIVCKPSKMIFNDWLQPIYDRVDEILVGLPVKLSSWQGLLASGNQGSTGCLQNDEWTDPNSCCPFASIAQVGSGFVVFIAGNVSSDVWCSRCPQNTIWLSNICQFLESEAQQEIKRSLSHFRSPYSVFLSHRSVDKKLVRGVAEKLKSNGVGIWFDEDKLVPSDSLVMEIDKGLAGMTHFTLFWSEACVGAPWVERELSSAVKQLIDAKIPLLVVRLDLTSVPAIIGDLYRIEAQDMASDEIGDYISSALEKLRKRGDS, encoded by the coding sequence ATGAAAACCCTATATCTACAAAGCTATCTCAGTATTAATGGACGTGGAGCTCTCAAGGGTAGAAATCTATATGACAAGCTAAAAAACTTGTCAGAAGAATGTCTCTTAGCTCACATGATTAGTTCTAGTGAGAAGCAATTATCGAATCCAAAAATGGCAAATGATGTAGTTGATCACTCTCTCTTTCGAGACTTCGATCCTACTGTGATTTATGTTGAGGGTGGCTTATTTGCATCTGACGATGGGACATGGAAAGTCCCACAGTCCTTAGTTGAAAAGTTTGTGAATGAAGGAGGAATTTTTATTGTTTCAGATGCAGATGCGAATGAATTGAACAACTATAAATCTCACTACTTGAAAGCTGGAGTTTTGACGAAAGGCTATGCAAGTTATGGACCAAATAATGGCCGATTTGTGGAATATGGTTCAGACGAGTCATCTTGTTGGGAAGGGCATCGCCAGATAGTCTGTAAACCTTCGAAAATGATCTTCAACGATTGGCTGCAGCCCATCTATGACAGGGTTGATGAGATTCTGGTAGGCCTTCCTGTTAAACTGAGCTCCTGGCAAGGCTTGTTGGCTTCAGGGAACCAAGGTTCTACGGGTTGCCTGCAAAACGATGAATGGACGGATCCTAACAGTTGTTGCCCATTTGCCTCTATTGCTCAAGTGGGAAGTGGATTCGTTGTTTTCATAGCTGGAAATGTTTCAAGTGATGTCTGGTGTAGTCGCTGTCCTCAAAATACTATTTGGCTTTCCAATATCTGCCAGTTTCTAGAATCTGAAGCGCAACAAGAGATTAAAAGATCTCTATCACACTTTCGGTCGCCATATTCGGTTTTTCTCAGCCACCGATCAGTGGATAAAAAACTTGTTCGAGGCGTTGCAGAAAAACTTAAAAGTAACGGCGTTGGGATCTGGTTTGATGAGGATAAACTTGTCCCTTCAGATTCTCTTGTTATGGAGATTGATAAAGGGCTAGCGGGAATGACTCATTTCACTTTATTTTGGTCAGAAGCTTGTGTTGGGGCACCATGGGTAGAACGAGAACTGAGTTCAGCAGTCAAACAACTTATTGATGCTAAGATACCGCTCCTTGTTGTTAGGCTTGATCTGACTTCTGTTCCAGCGATTATAGGAGACCTTTATCGAATCGAGGCTCAAGACATGGCCTCAGATGAGATTGGTGACTATATCTCAAGTGCACTAGAAAAACTCCGCAAACGAGGGGACAGCTAA
- a CDS encoding sulfite exporter TauE/SafE family protein, with the protein MLDLLLVTALGFVGSFGHCVGMCGPLAASFALTSGESRTWRQQLTFHVLLNLGRTLSYGLIGAAIGALSSVLVAGGELAGIDSVLRRSIALLMGGLLIWLGIRQIRPGWLPKLPLPHPLLKLGLHERFNRAMTGLAHQPHWWTPALLGMIWGLIPCGFLYAAQIKAAATGNWLFGSATMLCFGLGTMPTLLGVGFSTAILGQDRRSQLFQLGGWLMLIIGVLTVLRTGEMQDYSSHTALLLLMLALLARPIQPLWSAPLHYRRLFGVGAFVLSLIHVLRVLDHSFQWSLTAIPFMLPLHQAGLWAGVVALALLIPLATTSTNGMVQRLGPHWRRLHLLSIPALLLAGSHTVMIGSHYLGGLEWTGVHLGRTVAIATAILLVLLIRCRWVWALFSLEKFYGASSPLR; encoded by the coding sequence ATGCTAGACCTGTTACTCGTCACAGCCCTGGGATTTGTCGGCAGCTTTGGCCATTGCGTCGGTATGTGTGGACCCTTAGCGGCCAGCTTTGCCCTGACCTCCGGTGAATCCCGAACGTGGCGACAACAACTAACCTTTCATGTTCTGCTCAATCTAGGACGCACTTTGAGTTATGGCCTGATCGGAGCAGCCATTGGTGCCCTCAGTTCCGTCCTGGTTGCGGGGGGAGAACTGGCGGGTATTGATAGTGTTCTACGTCGTAGCATTGCCTTGTTAATGGGTGGCTTGTTGATCTGGCTGGGAATTCGGCAAATTCGCCCCGGTTGGCTGCCTAAACTGCCTCTGCCACACCCATTACTGAAATTGGGGCTGCATGAGCGTTTCAATCGAGCCATGACCGGGTTGGCCCATCAACCCCACTGGTGGACGCCTGCGTTACTAGGGATGATCTGGGGACTCATTCCCTGTGGCTTTCTGTATGCAGCCCAAATTAAAGCCGCAGCCACAGGGAACTGGTTATTCGGAAGTGCCACAATGCTGTGTTTCGGGTTGGGAACGATGCCCACCTTATTAGGAGTGGGGTTTTCCACTGCCATTCTTGGTCAGGATCGACGCAGCCAACTCTTCCAGCTAGGGGGCTGGCTTATGCTGATCATTGGTGTGCTGACCGTCCTCAGAACGGGGGAAATGCAGGACTACAGCAGCCATACTGCCTTGCTGTTGTTGATGTTGGCCCTCCTGGCCCGTCCCATACAGCCTTTATGGTCAGCCCCACTGCACTATCGACGACTGTTTGGGGTGGGGGCCTTTGTTCTCTCACTTATCCATGTATTGCGGGTGCTCGACCATTCCTTTCAGTGGTCGCTCACAGCGATTCCCTTTATGCTGCCCCTCCATCAAGCAGGTCTTTGGGCAGGGGTCGTTGCCTTGGCCTTGCTTATTCCGTTAGCCACAACCAGTACCAATGGGATGGTGCAACGATTAGGCCCCCATTGGCGACGGCTTCATCTTCTCAGTATCCCTGCTCTCCTGTTAGCAGGCAGCCATACGGTAATGATCGGATCCCATTATTTAGGGGGGCTGGAATGGACAGGGGTGCATTTAGGGAGGACGGTTGCGATCGCAACGGCAATCCTCCTGGTTTTACTCATCCGCTGCCGTTGGGTATGGGCCTTGTTCTCACTGGAGAAATTTTATGGTGCGTCTTCTCCATTGCGGTAG
- a CDS encoding PQQ-binding-like beta-propeller repeat protein produces the protein MRKRLLNRWGLLGLILCCLGFIVFASWEELRLFSIDAQSGKVRWSKVLDSFNGEATTPVTHNGTLFLQIIRTDLNRQGWQQISAFSTQTGQLIWERNFFSDYAEKANIRQIALPVATPQTLIVNLPIRSNDHFNQMVVFDRETGDYEQVSQRFFLSFKGKTSLVNHNQILWMMTFDQFPIWKTGCDQAKVVLKKRDLWIKQTQWEFRLPEQFCRSHLASHDEFLIANEHSVYFKDGEKIQVRDAKSGELKFQLSTPVKKIGLTGNTFLISDRNSVTAFDAKTGKNKWRSEGICGAGSTTNNLTTDSETLYIQCDPDPDYRYISRYGITALKVNNGKKKWFRQLKTDIFHTPSIASEYIAVIDATHPRWLSNSESAVTILSKKDGSVQSRFPISSASIDQVVSADQTHFYFVDRSPRWRHWISHWNPNWH, from the coding sequence ATGAGAAAGCGCTTATTGAATAGATGGGGACTTTTGGGATTAATACTGTGCTGTCTTGGCTTTATCGTATTTGCCAGTTGGGAAGAGCTTCGATTATTTTCTATCGATGCTCAGAGTGGTAAGGTACGTTGGTCAAAAGTCTTAGATTCTTTTAATGGAGAAGCTACGACTCCTGTTACTCATAATGGCACGCTTTTCCTACAAATTATCCGAACGGATTTGAATAGGCAGGGTTGGCAACAAATTTCAGCATTTTCTACTCAAACAGGGCAGCTTATTTGGGAACGTAATTTCTTTTCTGACTATGCTGAAAAAGCCAATATTCGACAAATTGCATTGCCTGTTGCTACACCTCAGACATTAATTGTTAATTTACCGATCAGAAGCAATGATCACTTTAACCAGATGGTGGTCTTTGATCGTGAAACGGGTGATTATGAGCAAGTGTCTCAACGTTTTTTTCTATCTTTCAAAGGTAAAACTAGTTTAGTTAACCATAATCAGATCCTATGGATGATGACATTTGATCAATTCCCCATATGGAAAACAGGCTGTGATCAAGCTAAAGTTGTTCTGAAAAAGCGGGATCTGTGGATCAAACAGACTCAATGGGAATTTAGATTACCTGAGCAATTCTGTCGCAGTCATTTAGCTAGCCATGATGAATTTCTCATCGCCAATGAACATTCTGTGTATTTTAAGGATGGCGAAAAGATCCAGGTGCGAGATGCTAAGAGTGGAGAACTTAAATTTCAACTATCTACACCCGTTAAAAAGATCGGATTAACAGGAAATACTTTTTTGATCAGTGATAGAAATTCGGTAACAGCCTTTGATGCCAAAACGGGGAAAAACAAGTGGAGATCGGAAGGGATTTGTGGAGCTGGGTCTACCACCAATAATTTGACGACGGATTCCGAGACCCTATATATCCAGTGCGATCCAGATCCTGATTATAGATATATATCCCGGTATGGAATCACAGCCTTAAAGGTCAATAACGGTAAGAAAAAGTGGTTTCGTCAGCTCAAGACTGATATATTCCATACGCCAAGCATCGCATCTGAATATATTGCAGTTATAGATGCAACTCATCCAAGATGGTTATCCAATTCCGAAAGTGCGGTTACAATCCTTTCTAAAAAAGATGGCTCCGTACAATCTCGCTTCCCAATTAGCTCAGCTTCTATCGATCAAGTAGTGTCAGCCGATCAGACTCATTTCTACTTTGTAGATCGTTCTCCACGGTGGCGTCATTGGATATCACACTGGAACCCAAATTGGCATTGA
- a CDS encoding antibiotic biosynthesis monooxygenase yields MSDFQDCLKRRFASVAIGEFKPGKFAEVQHLYEQAIATYSDGFEGAYLFQEPGTDKGVSVILWDNLEDMEAHEGEEQKAILSKMAPFFSESPQVSVYELVCKIDPNETPKSGA; encoded by the coding sequence ATGTCAGACTTTCAGGATTGTTTGAAGCGGCGGTTTGCATCAGTGGCGATTGGTGAGTTCAAACCAGGTAAGTTTGCCGAGGTTCAACATCTGTATGAACAAGCGATCGCAACCTATTCTGATGGCTTTGAAGGAGCCTATCTCTTCCAAGAACCCGGTACAGACAAAGGTGTATCGGTGATTCTCTGGGACAACCTAGAAGATATGGAAGCCCATGAGGGCGAAGAACAAAAAGCGATTCTTAGTAAAATGGCTCCCTTTTTCTCCGAGTCGCCTCAGGTCTCTGTCTATGAACTGGTCTGCAAAATTGACCCGAATGAAACGCCAAAATCAGGTGCATAG
- a CDS encoding pentapeptide repeat-containing protein: protein MGQTSFHGIDLAEVHLDGVVLKYLDLTAVNMQAASLQRANLQRSILTAGCLDQANMQGCYLYRSHLERSSMQQVQLQRANLSHAYLKGANLQGANLHQAQLMGTDLRDANLTDCLIQDANLKSALYSANTQFSPSFNPVLAGMKLWTAETLVNYSHQRVRGQRTWDWGWQCS, encoded by the coding sequence ATGGGTCAAACCTCCTTCCACGGAATCGATCTAGCAGAAGTTCACTTAGATGGCGTGGTCCTTAAATACCTGGACTTAACTGCTGTAAATATGCAGGCAGCCAGTCTACAGCGAGCTAACCTACAACGATCTATTCTCACCGCTGGATGCTTAGACCAGGCGAATATGCAGGGATGTTACCTCTACCGTAGCCACTTGGAAAGGTCTTCGATGCAACAAGTCCAGTTACAGCGAGCCAATTTATCCCATGCTTACTTGAAGGGGGCCAATCTCCAGGGAGCGAATCTCCACCAAGCTCAACTGATGGGCACCGATCTCCGGGACGCCAATCTCACGGATTGTCTAATCCAAGATGCGAATTTAAAGAGCGCCCTCTACAGTGCAAACACTCAATTTAGTCCATCTTTCAATCCAGTCCTTGCAGGCATGAAACTATGGACAGCAGAAACCCTGGTCAACTACAGCCACCAACGGGTGAGAGGGCAGAGAACTTGGGACTGGGGCTGGCAATGTTCGTAG
- the crtD gene encoding C-3',4' desaturase CrtD: MSKSPHETAVVVIGAGIGGLTAGALLAKRGYRVKVFDQAWVPGGCASTFKRRGFTFDVGATQVAGLEPGGIHHRIFHELGVEIPTATHCDPACAVFLPGETEPISVWRDPDQWRAEREKHFPGSEGLWQLLANLFRYNWGFQSRDPVIPPRNLWDGWQLLQAVRPDTLLTVPHLFTTVGQLLRLTGLGNQRRLKTFLDLQLKLYSQVNADQTALLYAATALGVSQAPQGLFHLHGSMQVLSDRIVEALKKHGGELHMGHSVDQIQVHSPEFLGVLIRQQKTGETWTESADHVVANVTVQNLVRLLGEDAPRQYQQRVKKLPPSSGAFVIYLGVDAAAIPEHCPPHLQFLYDYDGPIGENNSLFVSVSRPGDGRAPEGKATIIASSFTDPKLWDEAEDYEALKQAYTEGAIARLSQYFHLTPDTIIHQEAATPRTFAHFTGRSQGIVGGIGQRLSTFGPFGFATRTPIKRLWLVGDSTHPGEGTAGVSYSALTAVNQLMAMSKNISN; encoded by the coding sequence ATGTCTAAGTCACCCCACGAAACTGCTGTCGTTGTTATTGGTGCAGGCATTGGTGGCTTAACGGCTGGAGCACTCTTAGCAAAGCGCGGCTATCGCGTCAAAGTTTTTGACCAAGCCTGGGTGCCAGGAGGCTGCGCCTCTACCTTTAAACGGCGAGGGTTCACCTTTGATGTGGGGGCAACCCAAGTAGCAGGTTTAGAACCTGGCGGCATCCATCATCGTATTTTTCATGAATTAGGGGTTGAGATACCAACAGCCACCCACTGCGATCCAGCCTGCGCCGTCTTTTTACCCGGCGAAACAGAGCCGATTTCCGTTTGGCGAGATCCAGACCAGTGGCGGGCAGAGCGAGAAAAGCACTTTCCCGGTAGCGAAGGGCTTTGGCAGCTGTTAGCGAACCTGTTCCGCTATAACTGGGGGTTCCAATCCCGCGATCCAGTGATTCCCCCGCGTAACCTCTGGGATGGCTGGCAGCTTTTACAGGCCGTCCGTCCTGATACCTTATTAACGGTTCCCCACCTGTTTACGACCGTGGGTCAGCTTTTACGTTTAACGGGGCTAGGAAATCAACGTCGCTTAAAAACGTTTTTGGATCTCCAGCTCAAGCTTTATTCCCAGGTGAATGCCGATCAGACCGCCTTACTGTATGCAGCTACGGCGCTCGGCGTATCGCAAGCGCCACAAGGCTTGTTCCATTTGCACGGCAGTATGCAGGTGCTGAGCGATCGCATCGTCGAAGCCCTGAAAAAGCATGGCGGTGAACTGCATATGGGCCATAGCGTTGACCAAATTCAGGTGCATAGTCCGGAATTTTTAGGTGTATTAATCCGTCAGCAAAAAACAGGTGAGACTTGGACAGAATCGGCTGACCATGTGGTGGCCAATGTGACGGTGCAAAACCTCGTCCGCCTACTGGGAGAGGATGCGCCTCGTCAGTATCAACAGCGGGTCAAGAAACTCCCCCCCTCCTCCGGGGCCTTTGTGATTTATCTCGGGGTAGACGCGGCTGCCATTCCCGAGCACTGTCCGCCCCATCTGCAGTTTCTCTATGACTATGACGGTCCCATTGGCGAGAATAACTCCCTGTTTGTGTCTGTAAGCCGACCGGGGGATGGCCGCGCCCCTGAGGGGAAAGCCACGATCATTGCGTCTTCTTTTACGGATCCAAAGCTATGGGATGAAGCGGAGGATTATGAGGCGCTGAAGCAGGCGTATACGGAGGGTGCGATCGCACGTCTGAGTCAATATTTCCACCTCACCCCAGACACCATCATTCACCAAGAAGCCGCAACCCCCAGAACCTTTGCCCACTTTACAGGCCGCAGCCAAGGCATAGTCGGGGGCATCGGTCAGCGTCTATCTACCTTTGGCCCTTTTGGATTTGCAACACGGACTCCGATTAAGCGGTTATGGCTAGTCGGGGATTCAACTCATCCCGGCGAAGGCACGGCAGGAGTGAGCTATTCTGCCTTGACTGCCGTCAATCAATTGATGGCAATGTCAAAAAATATCTCCAACTAG
- a CDS encoding patatin-like phospholipase family protein → MTKKLAVVISGAVSLGSYEAGVIYEVLEILAKHNETAEEDDRIEIDVITGASAGGMTACILAQQLLFSDEGFRKPYENSLFKAWVNEVDITDLLKFNEEYQDPQEKRQAQNRSIFNPKIIDRIAEKHLTNNIQSSASRHPAVGNELLVGIAMSNVSGFQYSVKPALGEPVEFNHFKDQFVCKIYRHENKKATLKELTLPEIDSSSSTKYEWQEFRDADWNELRDVGISSGAFPIAFPLKGLRREGQGKYLPRDSDNKPRSKIYGDQYLYTDGGVFENEPINMAYELVKQIDKGDSKNRYFLLIKPGVRQALDEPFLDKGENIISTGVAILNSIFQQAQFQDWALEGLKESRLLTITSTNDELLSDIFIAFSGFLDIKFRAYDYNIGRESAREKLGSFFRQGGKEFINFDPSLDLHSNHLPDIDWPLTSTKNDWESEKLKLQNAAKSRNQIEGFYQLLNEVELEKRRDIKDLILKRITNGIENVDLDNWINSVNHDIDTRNKEKLEREKNLLKKSRIIFNDFTRNKYGKPATKRSAKIFTEFIFNFISDWLDRNMVNIFLTDAQILMASIATFGIDQGKKVEGFSGVETLGFVNEVTSFQAGGNSAIGEIDACYVGETEREVVLAFRFTALPQNGLVELVRDWLNNFKRTLKRNDIYPGQGHWSVSRI, encoded by the coding sequence ATGACTAAAAAATTAGCTGTTGTTATCTCTGGTGCAGTATCCCTCGGCAGCTATGAAGCAGGGGTCATATATGAAGTTTTAGAGATTCTTGCTAAACATAATGAGACAGCTGAGGAAGATGATCGTATTGAAATTGATGTGATTACGGGTGCATCTGCAGGTGGAATGACAGCGTGTATTTTAGCTCAGCAGCTATTATTCAGTGATGAAGGATTTAGGAAACCTTATGAAAACTCACTTTTCAAAGCCTGGGTGAATGAAGTTGACATCACTGACTTACTTAAGTTTAATGAAGAGTATCAAGATCCACAAGAAAAGAGACAAGCACAAAATCGATCTATTTTTAATCCGAAAATTATAGATCGTATTGCAGAAAAACATCTCACCAATAATATACAGTCATCGGCTAGTAGACATCCTGCTGTGGGTAATGAGCTATTGGTAGGTATTGCAATGTCAAATGTAAGTGGCTTTCAATATTCTGTTAAACCTGCACTTGGTGAGCCAGTTGAGTTCAATCATTTCAAAGATCAGTTTGTTTGTAAAATCTATCGGCATGAAAATAAAAAAGCCACTTTAAAAGAGCTAACTCTACCAGAAATTGATAGTAGCTCAAGCACGAAATATGAATGGCAAGAGTTTAGAGATGCAGACTGGAATGAGCTAAGAGATGTTGGGATATCTTCTGGAGCGTTCCCAATAGCATTTCCTCTCAAAGGTTTAAGACGTGAAGGCCAAGGAAAGTATCTACCCAGAGATAGTGATAACAAACCAAGAAGCAAAATATATGGCGACCAATATTTATATACTGACGGAGGAGTATTTGAAAATGAGCCAATAAATATGGCCTATGAGCTAGTAAAGCAAATCGACAAAGGAGATAGTAAAAATAGATATTTTCTTTTGATTAAACCAGGAGTGCGCCAAGCATTAGATGAACCATTTCTGGATAAAGGCGAGAATATAATTTCAACAGGAGTAGCTATCCTCAACTCTATTTTTCAACAAGCTCAGTTTCAAGATTGGGCTCTTGAAGGGCTTAAAGAGTCTCGTCTTCTTACAATTACATCTACTAATGATGAACTTCTAAGTGATATATTTATTGCATTTTCAGGATTTTTAGATATAAAATTCAGAGCTTATGACTACAACATAGGTAGGGAGTCTGCTCGCGAAAAACTAGGAAGTTTTTTCAGGCAGGGAGGAAAAGAATTTATAAATTTTGATCCTTCTCTTGATTTACATAGCAATCATCTACCAGACATAGACTGGCCTCTTACCTCTACAAAAAACGATTGGGAATCAGAAAAGTTAAAGTTACAAAATGCTGCAAAGTCTAGGAATCAGATTGAAGGTTTTTATCAGCTACTAAATGAAGTCGAATTAGAAAAACGTCGAGACATAAAAGATTTAATATTGAAGAGAATAACAAATGGTATTGAGAATGTTGATTTAGATAATTGGATTAATAGTGTCAATCATGATATTGACACAAGAAACAAAGAGAAATTAGAAAGAGAAAAAAACTTACTCAAAAAATCCAGGATTATTTTTAATGACTTTACAAGAAATAAATATGGCAAGCCAGCAACAAAAAGATCTGCAAAAATTTTCACTGAATTCATCTTTAACTTTATAAGCGACTGGCTAGATAGAAACATGGTGAATATCTTTCTTACAGATGCCCAAATTTTGATGGCTAGCATTGCTACTTTTGGAATTGATCAAGGGAAAAAAGTTGAAGGTTTTTCAGGAGTCGAAACTCTTGGATTTGTTAATGAAGTTACCTCATTCCAGGCTGGAGGTAACTCCGCAATTGGAGAAATTGACGCTTGTTATGTGGGTGAAACTGAAAGAGAAGTCGTTCTTGCGTTTCGTTTTACTGCACTGCCTCAAAATGGCTTGGTGGAGCTAGTTAGGGATTGGTTGAACAACTTTAAGAGAACTTTGAAACGTAACGATATTTACCCCGGCCAAGGGCACTGGTCTGTTAGCAGGATCTAG
- a CDS encoding IS1 family transposase — translation MECPYCLSEKILKRGFDSLQDGTLVQRYQCKDCNRRFNERTGTPMARLRTASSVVSYAIKARTEGMGIRAAGRTFGKSHTTIMRWEKRLADQAQNWSPPAPAASDVTVEGDEVYTRVGKNLPPSQSQGWTIHFLERESRYWLTAQAGLKDAQLFANGVYSAWEWVKACDGIRWFTDGERRYGQELWKLANVYLNGEECHPDYGHRKVWREGLEVAMKVKGSQGNRRVEWVKAEHPFTAISLGSEVHANHNEAHNAALRRRCSAYRRRQNLYAKKRSGLQRVLDVQRLIHNWVRPHWGLSKQTTPAMEMGFCSRPLSTLELLTNKGFRYVPC, via the coding sequence ATGGAATGCCCATATTGTCTAAGCGAGAAGATCCTAAAGCGCGGCTTTGATAGCCTGCAAGATGGGACATTAGTCCAGCGATATCAGTGTAAGGATTGCAATCGGCGTTTCAACGAACGCACGGGTACCCCAATGGCTCGCTTACGCACCGCTAGTTCAGTAGTGAGCTATGCCATCAAAGCTCGCACCGAAGGGATGGGTATTCGTGCTGCAGGTCGAACTTTCGGTAAATCTCATACCACCATTATGCGTTGGGAAAAACGCCTAGCAGACCAAGCACAGAACTGGTCACCTCCCGCACCAGCAGCCTCTGATGTGACGGTAGAAGGGGATGAAGTTTACACGCGTGTAGGCAAAAATCTTCCCCCCAGCCAATCCCAGGGCTGGACCATCCATTTCCTTGAACGCGAAAGCCGCTATTGGTTGACAGCACAAGCTGGCCTCAAGGATGCACAACTTTTTGCAAATGGCGTTTACTCAGCTTGGGAGTGGGTCAAAGCCTGTGATGGGATTCGATGGTTTACCGATGGTGAGAGGCGTTATGGACAAGAACTTTGGAAGCTCGCCAATGTCTATCTCAATGGTGAGGAGTGTCATCCTGACTATGGGCATCGCAAGGTTTGGCGAGAGGGGTTAGAAGTCGCGATGAAAGTTAAAGGGTCTCAGGGGAATCGGCGAGTAGAGTGGGTGAAAGCAGAGCATCCCTTTACCGCTATCAGTCTAGGGTCTGAGGTCCATGCCAATCATAATGAGGCTCACAATGCTGCCTTGAGGAGACGATGTAGTGCTTATCGAAGACGGCAGAATCTCTACGCTAAGAAGCGGTCGGGGTTACAGCGAGTGCTAGATGTACAACGCCTGATTCATAACTGGGTTAGACCCCATTGGGGGCTCAGTAAGCAGACCACACCAGCAATGGAGATGGGATTTTGTTCTCGTCCGTTGAGCACACTAGAACTCCTCACCAATAAAGGGTTTAGGTATGTGCCCTGTTAG
- a CDS encoding lipase family protein, which yields MPGQVHTGFAQTVANLANINTNASHSSSGFINEVKKRMLSNDIEKNLVITGYSKGGAIAQLAAILLTKLGIPASKIKVRTFAAPKCGDKAFADKFNEIFPNALRYEYQDDVIPHYPFNNEFRDIVVKELNPLIRRVITTIHERDDSSSEYIHAGKLQYIKTVSDHPELVHDNSELYSLRCHNLAEKVKNSFDLALIRDHGHKGFIKFFSNIEDNNANNSLNKFDISLDNFNNTFKSPSEWEKLDQ from the coding sequence GTGCCCGGCCAAGTACATACTGGTTTTGCCCAAACTGTTGCAAACCTTGCCAATATAAATACTAATGCTTCTCACTCTTCATCAGGTTTTATTAATGAGGTCAAAAAGAGAATGCTAAGTAATGATATAGAGAAAAATCTTGTAATTACTGGATATAGCAAGGGCGGAGCAATAGCTCAACTCGCAGCAATACTTTTAACAAAACTAGGTATTCCAGCATCAAAAATTAAAGTAAGAACTTTTGCTGCACCTAAATGTGGAGATAAAGCTTTTGCAGATAAGTTTAATGAAATTTTCCCTAATGCTCTACGATATGAGTACCAAGATGATGTTATTCCACACTATCCTTTCAATAATGAGTTCAGGGATATCGTAGTAAAAGAATTAAATCCGCTTATTCGCAGAGTAATTACTACAATACACGAGCGAGATGACTCATCATCAGAATATATTCATGCTGGCAAATTACAATATATCAAAACTGTTAGTGATCATCCTGAACTTGTTCATGACAATAGTGAGTTATATAGCTTGAGATGCCACAACCTTGCTGAGAAAGTAAAAAATAGCTTTGATTTAGCTTTAATCAGAGACCATGGACATAAAGGCTTTATTAAATTCTTTAGTAATATTGAAGACAACAACGCGAACAATTCTTTAAATAAGTTTGACATTTCACTTGATAATTTCAACAATACTTTTAAGTCTCCAAGTGAATGGGAGAAACTCGATCAATAA
- a CDS encoding IS1 family transposase (programmed frameshift) — translation MTCPNCHSQNVVKNGRIHNGKQNHKCKTCGHQFVEAPQQKRIDSSTKGLIDKLLLEKISLAGIARVCDVSESWLQEYVNCKYAAVPRTVNISSQIKGRLTIQCDEVWSFVNDKSNKQWIWLALDVITREIVGVYVGARSQQGARQLWNSLPGVYRQCAVAYMDFWDAYGCVFPKQRHQAVGKETGQTSYIERFNCTMRQRVSRLVRKTLSFSKKLENHIGAIWMFVHHYNASLQD, via the exons TTGACCTGCCCTAACTGTCATTCTCAAAACGTTGTCAAAAACGGTCGAATCCATAATGGCAAGCAAAACCACAAATGTAAAACCTGTGGTCATCAGTTTGTGGAAGCTCCTCAGCAAAAGCGAATTGATTCATCCACTAAAGGCCTGATCGATAAGCTATTGCTTGAGAAGATATCTCTGGCAGGTATTGCCAGGGTCTGTGATGTTTCTGAAAGCTGGCTACAGGAGTACGTGAACTGTAAGTATGCAGCAGTGCCTCGTACTGTGAACATATCATC TCAAATAAAAGGCCGATTAACTATTCAATGTGATGAAGTGTGGTCATTTGTGAACGATAAGAGCAATAAACAGTGGATATGGCTTGCTCTTGATGTCATCACGCGTGAGATAGTCGGTGTTTATGTGGGGGCACGCTCCCAGCAAGGTGCTCGTCAGCTATGGAATTCCTTGCCAGGAGTCTATCGTCAATGTGCGGTGGCCTACATGGATTTTTGGGATGCTTACGGCTGTGTTTTTCCCAAACAACGACATCAAGCTGTGGGCAAGGAAACAGGCCAAACCTCCTATATTGAACGCTTCAACTGCACCATGCGTCAGCGAGTGTCTCGGTTAGTTCGAAAGACACTGTCGTTCTCGAAAAAGCTTGAGAATCATATTGGAGCAATCTGGATGTTTGTCCATCACTACAATGCATCCTTACAGGACTAG